DNA from Halomonas sp. GFAJ-1:
TCAAGGGCGAGGGGATCATCCACCGCGATCAGCAGCTGCGCTTGTAAGCCGTTCTCCTCCAAATTGGGCAGTATTGATAGTAAACGGCCTTCCCGCGAGGCTCCCTCTGGCCAGCCTTGGCTTGTTAATGTGACAACGTCGCCAGGCTTAAGCCACGCTAAAGTGTCCCCGGGTAGCGAGGCGCGCACCCAAAACTGCTCAACGCCCACTAAGCTAAGCACTTCCGTGCCTTGGTTTAACAGGCTGCCCGCACCTACTAAGCGGTCTTGAATCATGGCCCGCCAGGGCGCTTTTAACGTAGCGCGCTCTAGATTTAATGCCGCCTGATCGCGTGCTACGCGTGCCTGGGTAAGCTGCGCTTGGGCTTGGCGCAGCTGGGGCTCACGCAGTACCAGCGCACGCCGTTCTGCGGAAAGCTGGCGACCAAAGGACTCATATTCGCTGCGGGCGCGCTGCTGCTCGGCCTGCTCTAGGACAAGTAGGGCTTGGGCGTTGGCCAGCTGCGCTTGTGCATCTTCAAGCGCTAGCTGTAAGTCGGCTTGGTCGATATACACCAGTGGGGCATCCTGCTCTACCACTTGGCCTGGCAGTACGCCTTGCCCAAAGCGCTCAAGCTGGCCAGCAACGCGGCTGGCCAATAGGGTGGATTTTTCTGCCTCTACCCGACCAAATCCGGTTAATCGCGGCGCTTGAAGACGCTTTTCTACGGTAATGACATCGACAACCGGCGGTGGCGTGGGCGGCGGCGGGCGCCGCTCAACGCGGGGAGGTTGGCTAAGAATCCACCACGCCAGCGCCAACCCACCGGCGAATACCAGCAGCGCTGCCAGGGCGCCGAAACGAATGCGGCCTTGTTGATGTGGTGCGTAATAGCGAGAAGGGGTCATTAACGCGCGTTATCCGTTGGCTAGGGGCGAAAATTCCAGGTCATTAGGCGTATCATGCTAGCATCTACGATTCCTAAGCAGCGATTAGGTAAGTAATGTGCAAATTGCGTGCAACACGCTTGCCGAGTGCGACGTTACCTAATAGCGTCGTTAAAGAGAACGACTGCTCACTGCATTTGAAAATTATTAGACTACTGGTCTACGTAACATGATAAAAAACACCGCTACCCGCGATAAGTTAATAGAGACTGGCGCTGCACTCATTGCCCAACAAGGGTATAACGCGACAGGTATCAATGCCGTTCTAAAAACCTGCGGTGTGCCCAAGGGCTCGTTTTATCACTACTTCTCCAGCAAAGAAGATTTTGGCTTGGCGGTCATAGAGCGCTTTGCTAATGAGTACGATGAAAACTTGGCCGCGCTGCTTGAAGATTCGACCCTGCCGCCCCTAGAGCGCTTGCGCCGCTACTTTGCCACTGGCCGCGCACACATGCGTGAATGCGACCATACAACCGGCTGTTTGATTGGCAACCTGGGTCAAGAGCTTTCCGGCCAGAGCGATACCTTCCGCGATGCGCTGAACCTTGTGTTCCAGCGCTGGGAGAAACGCCTTGTCACCTGCTTACGCGATGCCCAAGCCGAGGGCGTGGTGAATACCACTATCCCCCCAGAAGCCCTGGCGAGTTTTGTGCTTTCTGGCTGGGAGGGCGCTATTCTTCGCGCTAAAACGCTCAAATCCGTCGCGCCTATGGAGCATTTCGAAGCGATTTTGTTCGAGCAGGTATTAAAGGCGGATTCGCCCGTCAGCGCTTAAACATCTCTGGCGCAACCACGCCAGTGCATGCAGTGGGGTGAAGGTATGTTTAAAGGGTTTGAGAAGCGCACGCGCCACGTTAACGGCACTGAAATCGCCTTTCGTATAGGTGGTAGCGGCCCTGGGCTACTGCTGCTTCATGGCCATCCGCAAACCCACGTTATTTGGCATAAAGTGGCGGCTATCTTGGCCCAGCACTTTACCGTTATTGCGGCAGACCTACGCGGTTACGGCGATAGTGCTAAACCCGACGACGACCCTGAACACCTCAACTACGCCAAGCGCACTATGGCCAACGACATGGCCGCGTTAATGAGTGCGTTGGGGGTTGAGCGCTTTAACGTACTGGCCCATGACCGCGGGGCGAGGGTGGCCCACCGCCTGGGGGTAGATCACGCGGAGCGCGTTGAGCGCATGGTGCTGTTGGATATTGCCCCAACCCTTGCCATGTATCGCGGCACTAACGAGGCCTTTGCCCGCGCCTACTGGCACTGGTTTTTTCTAATTCGCCCCCAGCCACTGCCAGAAATGCTGATTAACAGCGACCCCGCCTGCTACCTTAAAAGCGTGATGGGCGCTCGCAGTGCGGGCATGGCGCCTTTCGCCTTAGAAGCGCTCGCGGAGTACGAGCGCTGCCTCTCGCTTCCCGGCGCCGCCACGGGTATTTGCGGCGATTACCGCGCCAGCGCCAGTATTGATTTGACCCACGACCAAGCGGACATCGACGCAGGCATTAAGCTTACTTGCCCTTTAAAAGTCATGTGGGGCAGAGATGGCGCGATAGAGGCGTGTTTCGATGCGCTTGCTGAATGGCGCAAAGTAGCCACTCAGGTTGAAGGCAAAGCACTTCCCTGTGGCCACTACATCGCCGAAGAAATACCCGATACCTTGCTGGATGAGGCGCTGCCGTTTCTACTGCAGCCTCATTAGCACTGTGGGTTCAATCACGCGCAGCGAAGCAGCCTAATCAGCGCGTCGAGCGCTGCATGGAAAGAACGCCCTTAGCAGCTATAGTGAAGGGGCAACACTCAACAGAGTTAACGCTATTCGCTAACGACCGCCACCAAGGATTAGGAGGTAATATGAACACCGAATTTTCTGCCGCAAGTGTCCACCCAGACAAAGACGACCCGAAGAAAGACCAGCGTGATGACCATCACGATGATGCTAACCCCATGCCCGATACGCATCAAGTGAATCCAGGTTCTAAAGACGACGACGCATCTGATAAGAAAGATCGCAAATAGATGTGTGTTGGCTAGCCCCTGCATTCGCGGCGCTACTTTTTGTAGCGCCGTTTTACTTCCACGCTGAGTTTTCCTTCACCTAGCCGTAGCGAGAGCTTCTGGCCGGGTGCGGTGTCGTCTGCACGGCGAATAATGTGGCCTTTTTCGTCTTGGGCGATGGCGTAGCCGCGCCCCAGTACGGCGAGGGGGCTAACAGCGTTTAGCTCGCGGGCGGTGCTATTGAGCCTTACTTGCCGTGCTTCTAAGGCACGCTGCATCGCACTGGCCAAACGGCGTTGTAGGTTATTGAGGCGTTCCTGCTCAGCGTGGTATAGCCGTGCCATGTCCTGGCTGGCTAAACGCTTTTCCAGTTGGGTTACCTGGGCTTTTTGCTGGGTGAGCGTTTGCTGCATGGCGCGCTGCAAACGCTGGGTGAGGGTAGTTAAGTGCTGCCGCTGATGGTTGAGCTGCTCCCCAGGGTGGCGCAGGCGAGCACGCAGGGTATCTAGGCGCTGGCTATCCCGCTCTAGGCGGGCCTGCATAGCGCGGTGCAGGCGGCTTGCTGCCTGTTCCAGCTGGCGCTTCAGTGTGTTTTGGTCAGGCACTAAGCGTTCGGCGGCGGCGGAAGGGGTTGGGGCGCGCATATCCGCCGCAAAATCCGCTAGGGTGACATCCACTTCGTGGCCCACCGCCGACATCACCGGCAAGCGGGAGTGAAAAATCGCCCGCGCCAAGTGCTCATTATTAAACGCCCACAGGTCTTCAAGGCTGCCGCCGCCACGGGTGATCAGCACCACATCTAGCTCGGGGTCTAAGCGTGGTTGGCGGTTTAATAGCCCCAAGGCAGAAATCATCGCAGGCGCCGCATCAGCCCCCTGAACAGGCACGGGAATCAGCGTGACATCCACCAGCGGCCAGCGTGCTTCAAGCACGGCCAATACATCGCGAATGGCCGCGCCGCTGGCGGAGCTTAAAATCAAAATTTTGCGGGGCGGAAAGGGTAGGGGGCGGGTATTTGCGAACACACCTTCCCCTTCCAGCTGTGCTTTTAAGCGCTCATAGGCGGCCAGCAGCTCGCCTAGGCCCGCCGCCTGCACCGCTTCGGCAATTAATTGATAGTCGCCCCGTGGCTCAAATAACGACACCCGCCCACGCAGCTTTACTTGGTCGCCATCGCGCATGGGGGCGGCCACAAAGCGCGCCCGCTGGCGAAATAGCGCGCAACGAACCTGCGCACGATCGTCTTTTAACGTGAAGTAGATATGCCCTGAGGCGGGCCGGGATACGTTAGAAAGCTCGCCTTCGACCCATACCTCACCCATGTCTCGCTCTAGCGCCTTGCGCGCCTTGAGATTGAGTTCGCTGACTGAGAAGATGGCGCTGTTTGAGGCGGTCATGGAGGCAGGTGTCGTCCAACGCTTGCGGTGCGATAATCAGTTAGGGTGCAACCATTAGACAATACGCTAACCTGTCTCAGCAAACGTATTCGCCAGGGTGCTTAGGTTTGCAGCCGTGATGCGAATATTCACTGCTTTGTTTTGTGTTCGTCATCAAAGTGTCACATAACCATGGTACGTTGCTCGCCGACACAAAACTGTCATCAAAACGTCATACATAGATTGTCCACCAACACGGCAGACCACTTATGTCGAATCTCGGACCTTCCACCGATCGTCCTGCTCTTGCTCGCGAGGTGCCTCGTGAGGTACCGGCCTGGTTGCGCGGTATTTATGCGGGCTTGTGCCTCTACTTTTTTCTGGCTGCACTCAATGTGCTGGGCGCTGGCCTAGGCACCTTTGGTGGCGATAGTGATGTTTTAACGCGCGCTTTTGCTTATGGTGAAAATCCCTTTATCGCCCTGATGGCCGGGGTGTTAGTCACCATGATCGTGCAGAGTTCGTCATTTACCTCGGCACTGATTGTGACGCTGGTGGCGAGCGGGGAAATGACCCTGGGTACGGCTGTGTTTGCCATTATGGGTGCCAATATTGGCACCGCCGTCACCGGTGTCATCGTGGCGCTGGCGAACGTGCGCATTAAACGCAACTTCCGGCGCTCTTTTACCGCCGCCATGATGCACGACTTCTTCAATATCCTGACGGTGCTAGTGGTCTTCCCGTTGGAGTGGCTAACGGGGATGTTCCACGACGCTGGACGCGGTATCTTCACCCGCCTGGCGGCTTGGCTAGCCGAGCTGATTGGCTTAGAAGAAGTGGCACGCCCCAATAGCCCCATTAAAGTGATCACCGCCCCTATTGTTGATGCCGCTAACTGGCTGGGGGCCACCCTGATGCCCAGCGTGGCGGCTGCAGGGCTTTTTGTGGCAGCGTTAGGCATGTTGCTGATGTTCGCGGCGCTGATCTTTATGGTGCAAAACCTGCGCGGCGCTCTGCTGCGGCACATGGATGGCCTGTTCCGCACCTATTTCTTCCGTACCGATGCCCGTGCTTATGGCGTTGGGGTGATATCTACTGTGCTGGTGCAGTCGAGTACGATTACCAGCAGCTTAATGGTACCCCTTGCAGGGGCGGGCGTTGTACGCCTGCGCCGGGTGCTTCCCTTTATGATGGGGGCTAACCTAGGCACGACCGTAACCAGCGTATTAGCGGCTACGGCTAACCCTGTTGCTGCGGCGATGACGGTGGCGCTGTTTCACGTTATCTTCAACTTAACCGGTACGGCTGTTTGGTGGCCGCTGCGGGTGATTCCGCTGCGTATTGCCACCTGGTATGGCCGCTTGGCGGGTAAACAGATCCGCTATGCCTTCTTA
Protein-coding regions in this window:
- a CDS encoding TetR family transcriptional regulator; amino-acid sequence: MKNTATRDKLIETGAALIAQQGYNATGINAVLKTCGVPKGSFYHYFSSKEDFGLAVIERFANEYDENLAALLEDSTLPPLERLRRYFATGRAHMRECDHTTGCLIGNLGQELSGQSDTFRDALNLVFQRWEKRLVTCLRDAQAEGVVNTTIPPEALASFVLSGWEGAILRAKTLKSVAPMEHFEAILFEQVLKADSPVSA
- a CDS encoding exodeoxyribonuclease VII large subunit, which translates into the protein MTASNSAIFSVSELNLKARKALERDMGEVWVEGELSNVSRPASGHIYFTLKDDRAQVRCALFRQRARFVAAPMRDGDQVKLRGRVSLFEPRGDYQLIAEAVQAAGLGELLAAYERLKAQLEGEGVFANTRPLPFPPRKILILSSASGAAIRDVLAVLEARWPLVDVTLIPVPVQGADAAPAMISALGLLNRQPRLDPELDVVLITRGGGSLEDLWAFNNEHLARAIFHSRLPVMSAVGHEVDVTLADFAADMRAPTPSAAAERLVPDQNTLKRQLEQAASRLHRAMQARLERDSQRLDTLRARLRHPGEQLNHQRQHLTTLTQRLQRAMQQTLTQQKAQVTQLEKRLASQDMARLYHAEQERLNNLQRRLASAMQRALEARQVRLNSTARELNAVSPLAVLGRGYAIAQDEKGHIIRRADDTAPGQKLSLRLGEGKLSVEVKRRYKK
- a CDS encoding sodium:phosphate symporter produces the protein MSNLGPSTDRPALAREVPREVPAWLRGIYAGLCLYFFLAALNVLGAGLGTFGGDSDVLTRAFAYGENPFIALMAGVLVTMIVQSSSFTSALIVTLVASGEMTLGTAVFAIMGANIGTAVTGVIVALANVRIKRNFRRSFTAAMMHDFFNILTVLVVFPLEWLTGMFHDAGRGIFTRLAAWLAELIGLEEVARPNSPIKVITAPIVDAANWLGATLMPSVAAAGLFVAALGMLLMFAALIFMVQNLRGALLRHMDGLFRTYFFRTDARAYGVGVISTVLVQSSTITSSLMVPLAGAGVVRLRRVLPFMMGANLGTTVTSVLAATANPVAAAMTVALFHVIFNLTGTAVWWPLRVIPLRIATWYGRLAGKQIRYAFLFLIGVFLVVPLVGITLTELFMRLR
- a CDS encoding alpha/beta hydrolase, which produces MFKGFEKRTRHVNGTEIAFRIGGSGPGLLLLHGHPQTHVIWHKVAAILAQHFTVIAADLRGYGDSAKPDDDPEHLNYAKRTMANDMAALMSALGVERFNVLAHDRGARVAHRLGVDHAERVERMVLLDIAPTLAMYRGTNEAFARAYWHWFFLIRPQPLPEMLINSDPACYLKSVMGARSAGMAPFALEALAEYERCLSLPGAATGICGDYRASASIDLTHDQADIDAGIKLTCPLKVMWGRDGAIEACFDALAEWRKVATQVEGKALPCGHYIAEEIPDTLLDEALPFLLQPH
- a CDS encoding efflux transporter periplasmic adaptor subunit, with the protein product MTPSRYYAPHQQGRIRFGALAALLVFAGGLALAWWILSQPPRVERRPPPPTPPPVVDVITVEKRLQAPRLTGFGRVEAEKSTLLASRVAGQLERFGQGVLPGQVVEQDAPLVYIDQADLQLALEDAQAQLANAQALLVLEQAEQQRARSEYESFGRQLSAERRALVLREPQLRQAQAQLTQARVARDQAALNLERATLKAPWRAMIQDRLVGAGSLLNQGTEVLSLVGVEQFWVRASLPGDTLAWLKPGDVVTLTSQGWPEGASREGRLLSILPNLEENGLQAQLLIAVDDPLALENSAPALRLGDVMRITYHTTANEALIALPSAALRPGEQVWWVDDDERLRTTTVTLAYRGQEEALVRSGLEAGQRVVVAGLAQPRIGQQVRLRQRGDTPARDEGATQ